A single genomic interval of Picosynechococcus sp. PCC 7003 harbors:
- the clpB gene encoding ATP-dependent chaperone ClpB, translated as MQPTNPNQFTEKAWQAIAQTPDIAKQNQQQQIESEHLMQALLEQDGLAKSIFTKAEIPLGRLRERTTSFITQQPKIAQPSESVYLGRSLDTLLDRAEQHRKSFGDDFISVEHLILSYAKDDRFGKNLYQEFDLTENKLKTIITQIRGNQKVSDQNPEGKYESLEKYGRDLTELARNGKLDPVIGRDDEIRRTIQILSRRTKNNPVLIGEPGVGKTAIAEGLAQRIINRDVPESLKDRTLIALDMGSLIAGAKYRGEFEERLKAVLKEVTDSEGQIILFIDEIHTVVGAGATQGAMDAGNLLKPMLARGELRCIGATTLDEYRKYIEKDAALERRFQSVMVNEPNVVDTISILRGLKERYEVHHGVKIADTALVAAAMLSNRYISDRFLPDKAIDLVDEAAAKLKMEITSKPEELDEIDRKILQLEMEKLSIQKEKDEVSLERLAKLEKELANLKEEQSQLNAQWQSEKEFIDKIRFLKEEIDRTNLEIQQAERNYDLNKAAELRYGKLTELQQKIKDIESSLAAQQVTGDSLLREEVIESDIAEIISKWTGIPISKLIESEKEKLLHLEAELHHRVVGQEEAVTAVAEAIQRSRAGLADPNRPTASFIFLGPTGVGKTELAKALAQFLFDTEEALVRIDMSEYMEKHAVSRLMGAPPGYVGYEEGGQLTEAIRRRPYSVILFDEIEKAHADVFNVMLQILDDGRLTDSQGRTVDFKNTVIIMTSNIGSQFILDIAGDDSRYEEMRNRVMDAMNANFRPEFLNRIDELIIFHGLQKDQLRSIVQLQVNRLAERLAEQKISIQLTPEAYDFIAEVGYNPVYGARPLKRAVQKYVETAIAKGILKGEFKTGSAITVDVKDERLVFQG; from the coding sequence ATGCAACCCACCAACCCGAATCAATTTACCGAAAAAGCTTGGCAGGCGATCGCCCAAACGCCGGACATTGCCAAACAAAATCAGCAGCAGCAGATCGAATCCGAACATCTGATGCAGGCGCTGTTGGAGCAAGATGGCCTCGCAAAAAGTATTTTTACTAAAGCTGAAATTCCCCTAGGGAGACTCCGGGAAAGAACCACCAGTTTCATCACTCAGCAACCCAAAATAGCCCAGCCGAGTGAATCGGTTTATTTAGGGCGGAGTTTAGACACCCTCTTAGACCGGGCTGAACAGCATCGCAAATCCTTTGGGGATGACTTTATTTCCGTTGAACATTTAATTCTGAGCTATGCCAAAGATGACCGCTTTGGCAAAAATCTGTATCAGGAATTTGACCTCACAGAAAACAAACTAAAAACAATCATTACGCAAATTCGAGGCAACCAAAAGGTGAGCGATCAAAACCCCGAAGGGAAATACGAATCCTTAGAAAAATATGGCCGGGATTTAACGGAATTGGCCCGCAACGGCAAACTCGACCCGGTCATTGGTCGCGATGATGAAATTCGGCGCACGATTCAAATTCTCTCCCGCCGCACCAAAAATAATCCAGTTTTGATCGGGGAGCCGGGGGTTGGTAAAACGGCGATCGCCGAAGGCTTGGCCCAAAGAATTATCAACCGAGATGTGCCAGAATCCCTCAAGGATCGCACCCTAATCGCCCTGGACATGGGATCTTTGATCGCCGGGGCAAAATATCGCGGTGAATTTGAAGAACGCCTCAAAGCAGTCTTAAAGGAAGTCACCGATTCCGAAGGGCAAATTATTCTCTTTATCGACGAAATCCACACCGTTGTCGGCGCTGGCGCAACCCAGGGGGCCATGGATGCCGGGAACCTGCTCAAACCGATGCTGGCCCGGGGTGAACTCCGCTGTATTGGCGCGACGACCCTCGATGAATACCGCAAATACATCGAAAAAGATGCGGCCCTCGAACGGCGCTTCCAGTCGGTGATGGTCAATGAACCCAATGTGGTGGATACCATCTCAATTCTGCGAGGCCTGAAGGAACGCTACGAAGTACACCATGGGGTCAAAATTGCTGACACAGCCCTGGTGGCGGCAGCGATGCTCTCGAACCGGTACATTAGCGATCGCTTTTTGCCCGACAAGGCCATTGATCTGGTGGACGAAGCCGCAGCCAAACTAAAGATGGAGATCACCTCCAAGCCGGAGGAACTCGATGAAATTGACCGGAAAATTCTCCAGTTGGAAATGGAAAAACTCTCCATCCAAAAGGAAAAAGATGAAGTTTCCCTAGAACGGCTCGCCAAACTCGAAAAGGAACTCGCCAACCTCAAGGAAGAGCAGTCCCAACTCAATGCCCAATGGCAATCGGAAAAAGAATTTATCGACAAAATTCGCTTTCTTAAGGAGGAAATTGACCGCACAAACCTAGAAATTCAGCAGGCCGAACGCAACTATGACCTCAACAAGGCCGCAGAGTTACGCTACGGTAAGCTGACGGAACTGCAACAAAAAATCAAAGACATTGAAAGCAGTCTCGCAGCCCAACAGGTCACTGGGGACTCTCTATTGCGGGAAGAGGTGATCGAATCGGATATCGCCGAAATCATTTCAAAATGGACAGGCATCCCGATTAGTAAATTAATCGAATCGGAAAAAGAAAAACTACTCCACCTCGAAGCAGAACTCCACCATCGGGTTGTCGGTCAAGAAGAAGCCGTCACCGCCGTTGCCGAAGCGATCCAGCGATCGCGCGCTGGACTCGCCGATCCGAACCGTCCCACGGCCAGCTTTATTTTCCTCGGGCCGACGGGGGTCGGGAAAACGGAACTCGCCAAAGCCCTCGCCCAATTTCTCTTTGATACCGAGGAAGCCCTAGTGCGGATCGATATGTCTGAGTACATGGAGAAACACGCCGTTTCCCGGTTGATGGGAGCACCTCCAGGGTATGTGGGCTACGAGGAAGGAGGCCAGTTAACGGAAGCGATTCGCCGTCGCCCTTACTCGGTGATTCTCTTTGACGAGATTGAGAAGGCTCACGCCGATGTGTTTAACGTGATGCTGCAAATCCTGGATGATGGTCGCCTCACCGATTCCCAGGGGCGGACAGTAGACTTTAAAAACACTGTGATCATCATGACCAGTAATATCGGCTCCCAATTTATCCTTGATATCGCCGGGGATGACAGCCGTTACGAGGAAATGCGGAATCGGGTGATGGACGCAATGAACGCGAACTTCCGACCGGAATTTCTCAACCGCATCGATGAACTGATCATTTTCCATGGTCTGCAAAAGGATCAGCTCCGTTCCATTGTTCAACTCCAGGTTAATCGCCTCGCTGAACGCCTCGCGGAACAGAAGATCAGCATCCAACTCACCCCAGAAGCCTATGATTTCATTGCGGAGGTGGGCTATAACCCAGTCTATGGTGCGAGACCCCTGAAGCGGGCCGTCCAAAAATATGTCGAAACGGCGATCGCCAAAGGCATCCTCAAGGGTGAATTTAAAACGGGCAGTGCAATTACCGTCGATGTGAAAGACGAAAGACTCGTTTTCCAAGGCTAA
- a CDS encoding Txe/YoeB family addiction module toxin, which yields MKLVFAKNAWDDYLYWQKTDKKILRRINGLIKEILRTPYEGTGKPEPLKHALSGYWSRRITAEHRLAYRVTEAAVEIAQCRYHY from the coding sequence ATGAAATTGGTGTTTGCAAAAAATGCCTGGGACGACTATCTCTATTGGCAAAAAACCGATAAAAAGATTCTGCGGCGCATCAACGGTTTAATCAAGGAAATTTTGCGCACCCCCTACGAAGGAACAGGCAAACCCGAACCCCTGAAGCACGCCTTATCCGGCTACTGGTCGCGTCGAATTACCGCTGAACATCGCCTTGCTTACCGGGTAACTGAAGCTGCTGTAGAAATCGCCCAATGCCGCTACCACTACTAA
- the yefM gene encoding YoeB-YefM toxin-antitoxin system antitoxin YefM: MKAISYTNARQNLAKTMEQVCQDHAPVIVTRKNNDAVVIMSLEDYEALEETAYLIRSPQNAKRLLEAIAQLEGGQGLEKDLLE; encoded by the coding sequence ATGAAAGCCATATCCTATACCAATGCCCGTCAAAATCTCGCCAAAACCATGGAGCAGGTGTGCCAAGACCATGCCCCAGTCATCGTCACCCGGAAAAATAATGACGCGGTTGTGATTATGTCCCTCGAAGACTACGAAGCCCTAGAGGAAACGGCCTACTTAATCCGTTCTCCCCAAAATGCCAAGCGACTACTAGAGGCGATCGCCCAACTCGAAGGTGGTCAAGGGTTAGAAAAGGATTTGCTCGAATGA
- a CDS encoding Eco57I restriction-modification methylase domain-containing protein, with protein sequence MGDSPRKNVNGGGGFADAALGLFTATTGKKGEVKLTGRIVAPIELKGAKVNLDHAPKGKESPVHQGWRYANYTEGCQWILVSNYQEIRLYHTLKTPSNYECFFLKDLANLAVFKRFYFLLCRQNFLPKATQPNTETVIDKLLKTSEAKEEEITNDLYKEYKNVRQRLVQHFRDTAPTDLQDKNAAIIEAAQRILDRVLFVAFCEDRLLLPNNTLKEAHDYKDPYNPQPIWHNYKAVFRWVDQGNDNPPIAGYNGGLFKPDPLVDQLLTVPDELCTSFKELTRFDFDSEVSVNVLGHIFEQSVTDLEELQAIANHQPYDAKKGKRKKDGVFYTPAWVTTYIVETTIGEYLEQKKEAIWERPEIKKLRSFDAKNRKFWQIYIKEILQKIRILDPACGSGAFLIAALQFLQRKYQEANENLAQYQKTQNTPDLFDLSSLILTQNLYGVDLSAESVEITKLSLWLHTAEKGQRLTNLDGNIKAGNSIVADTQYDPKAFDWEKAFPEVMADGGFDVVIGNPPYVRQELLSPFKPYLEQHYECYDGVADLYVYFYEKGVKLLKPQGMMSYIVTNKWLRAGYGEPLRKFFAEKTEVEQIIDFGHAPIFKDADTFPCIVVVKKPEEKKAATPKSPTLICPVPRERLADLNLTQYVNNEGYQVKQDRFSHGAWSLERQEVDDLMAKIRAIGIPLKGFLKEQLLCGIKTGFNNAYLIDDIKRQKLVNSDPKANNLIVPYFRGNGLSRWHTLHDQTYLILIKSSANHLWEWSQAQNISSAEDIFRNSFPSIYSHFIEYKTDLKKRSDQGLFWWELRSCAYYDTFTQANIFWKDLSFNSQFCLSLENSIPEMTCFCLETNDLWKLGILNSPLMWSYLWRNTPHGKDEALRLKKKYMLNIPIVEPLDSIRVETEERVSELIELTKLNQEAYRDVLDWLRVEMNIEKIGNKLEDFSALSIEDFKQEIKKRRPKGSSLSIAQNKELTNAYNEYAPQIQQRKAEILAHEIRVSDLVNQAYQLTPEEIALMWKTAPPRMPIPAPKF encoded by the coding sequence TTGGGAGATTCACCCAGAAAAAATGTTAATGGTGGCGGTGGGTTTGCGGATGCGGCTTTGGGTTTGTTTACGGCAACTACAGGCAAAAAAGGGGAAGTCAAGCTGACGGGGCGGATCGTTGCGCCGATTGAGTTGAAAGGGGCGAAAGTTAATCTGGATCATGCCCCCAAAGGGAAGGAGTCCCCAGTTCATCAGGGGTGGCGATACGCGAATTATACGGAAGGCTGTCAATGGATTTTAGTGTCTAATTACCAAGAAATTAGGCTCTATCACACCCTCAAAACTCCTTCTAATTATGAATGTTTTTTCTTGAAGGATTTGGCTAATTTAGCTGTTTTTAAGCGATTTTATTTTTTACTCTGTCGGCAGAATTTTCTTCCGAAGGCAACTCAGCCCAATACAGAAACGGTGATTGATAAGCTGCTGAAAACGTCGGAGGCAAAGGAGGAGGAGATAACGAATGATCTTTATAAGGAATATAAAAATGTTCGTCAGCGGTTAGTGCAGCATTTTCGGGATACGGCACCCACAGATCTTCAGGATAAAAATGCGGCCATTATTGAGGCAGCCCAAAGGATTTTAGATCGGGTTCTCTTTGTGGCATTCTGTGAAGATCGTTTACTGTTGCCCAACAATACTTTAAAGGAAGCCCACGATTATAAAGATCCCTATAATCCTCAGCCGATTTGGCATAATTACAAGGCTGTGTTTCGTTGGGTTGACCAAGGCAATGATAATCCGCCCATTGCGGGTTATAACGGGGGACTTTTTAAGCCAGATCCGCTTGTGGATCAACTGCTCACTGTACCGGATGAGCTATGTACCTCTTTTAAGGAATTAACTCGGTTCGATTTTGATTCTGAGGTGTCGGTGAATGTGTTGGGTCATATTTTTGAGCAATCCGTTACGGACTTAGAAGAGCTTCAGGCGATCGCCAATCACCAGCCCTACGATGCCAAAAAGGGAAAACGGAAAAAAGACGGTGTTTTTTATACGCCAGCCTGGGTGACGACCTATATTGTCGAGACCACCATTGGGGAATACCTAGAACAGAAAAAAGAAGCCATTTGGGAACGGCCAGAAATCAAAAAACTTAGGTCTTTCGATGCGAAAAATCGTAAATTTTGGCAGATTTATATTAAAGAGATTTTACAAAAAATTCGGATTCTTGATCCGGCCTGTGGTTCGGGGGCTTTCCTGATTGCGGCGTTACAGTTTCTCCAGCGCAAATATCAGGAAGCGAATGAGAATTTAGCTCAATATCAAAAAACACAAAATACACCGGACTTATTTGATCTGAGTAGTTTAATTTTGACCCAGAATTTATATGGGGTGGATCTATCGGCGGAGTCGGTGGAAATTACCAAGCTTTCTTTGTGGCTCCATACGGCGGAAAAGGGGCAACGGTTGACGAATTTGGATGGCAATATTAAGGCGGGTAATTCGATTGTTGCGGATACTCAATATGACCCGAAGGCGTTTGATTGGGAAAAGGCGTTTCCTGAGGTGATGGCGGATGGTGGGTTTGATGTTGTAATTGGCAATCCGCCCTATGTGCGGCAGGAACTGTTATCGCCGTTTAAGCCCTATTTAGAGCAGCATTATGAATGTTATGACGGGGTGGCGGATCTCTATGTGTATTTTTATGAGAAGGGCGTTAAGCTGCTCAAACCCCAGGGAATGATGTCCTATATCGTGACAAATAAGTGGTTACGGGCGGGCTATGGTGAACCTCTCAGGAAGTTCTTTGCAGAAAAAACAGAGGTCGAGCAAATTATTGATTTTGGTCATGCGCCAATTTTTAAGGATGCGGATACTTTTCCTTGTATTGTGGTGGTGAAAAAGCCGGAGGAAAAAAAAGCGGCAACGCCAAAATCGCCGACTTTAATTTGTCCGGTGCCACGGGAGCGACTGGCAGATTTGAATTTGACGCAATATGTCAACAACGAAGGATATCAAGTTAAACAAGATCGTTTTTCCCATGGAGCTTGGAGTCTGGAACGTCAGGAAGTGGATGATCTGATGGCTAAAATTCGGGCGATCGGTATTCCTTTAAAGGGCTTTCTCAAAGAACAATTATTATGTGGAATTAAAACAGGTTTTAATAATGCTTATTTGATTGATGACATAAAGCGACAAAAGCTAGTGAATTCAGATCCAAAAGCAAATAACTTGATTGTTCCATATTTTCGAGGTAATGGATTATCTAGATGGCATACTCTACACGACCAAACATATCTTATTTTGATAAAATCTAGTGCTAATCACTTATGGGAATGGAGTCAAGCACAAAATATTTCTAGTGCAGAAGACATTTTTCGTAATTCTTTTCCTTCCATATATAGCCATTTTATTGAATACAAAACTGATCTTAAAAAGAGATCTGATCAAGGATTATTTTGGTGGGAATTAAGGTCATGTGCTTATTATGATACGTTTACTCAAGCAAATATTTTCTGGAAAGATTTATCATTTAATTCACAATTTTGCCTTTCTCTAGAAAATAGCATTCCAGAAATGACTTGCTTTTGTCTAGAGACCAATGACTTGTGGAAACTTGGAATTCTAAACTCTCCTTTAATGTGGTCATATTTATGGCGAAATACGCCTCACGGAAAAGATGAAGCCTTACGACTCAAAAAAAAGTATATGTTAAATATTCCTATAGTTGAGCCTCTTGACTCAATTCGTGTGGAGACAGAAGAAAGAGTGAGTGAATTAATTGAACTAACAAAACTCAACCAAGAAGCCTATCGAGATGTTTTAGATTGGTTGCGAGTAGAAATGAATATCGAAAAAATAGGCAATAAACTTGAAGATTTTTCTGCCCTGAGCATTGAAGACTTTAAACAGGAAATCAAAAAACGTCGCCCCAAAGGATCTAGCCTGAGCATTGCCCAGAATAAAGAACTCACAAATGCTTACAACGAATATGCCCCCCAGATCCAACAACGCAAAGCCGAGATTTTAGCCCATGAAATCCGCGTGTCCGATCTGGTGAACCAAGCCTATCAACTCACCCCCGAAGAGATCGCGCTCATGTGGAAAACAGCACCGCCCCGAATGCCGATCCCAGCACCAAAATTTTAG
- a CDS encoding DUF3598 family protein, producing MASQWENFLKNLGNWRGSFAGVNLDGEITTEVPSILTLSLIDGNRDKVLFTLRRFENGGYDSEPTSNMSQEFTGLGRHTMFFDTGSFSKGSMCLSSISSFIAEYGFIKGDRRMRMVQMYGDAFTFNKLVFIREFRKGSNAQERPALTVEQLLGTWEAEYHVYTPDLDPPKVHQSRLSLKKEGDYLHQTLELEHQTIASKGQIQGNTIRFTEGSTPRNLVLLPDGASMNVSPQLAQRQAFFVEAGWLVSDNERQRIMRNYNDRGEWVSSTLIFERRVA from the coding sequence ATGGCCAGTCAGTGGGAAAATTTTCTAAAAAATCTGGGGAACTGGCGCGGTTCCTTTGCAGGGGTAAATCTGGATGGAGAGATCACCACGGAAGTCCCTTCCATTTTGACCCTGTCGCTCATAGACGGGAACCGAGATAAAGTGCTGTTTACCCTACGGCGCTTTGAAAATGGCGGTTACGACAGCGAACCCACCAGCAATATGTCCCAGGAATTTACCGGCTTGGGGCGACACACGATGTTTTTCGATACGGGATCTTTCTCGAAAGGCTCTATGTGTTTGTCGTCCATTTCATCCTTTATCGCCGAATATGGGTTTATCAAAGGCGATCGCCGCATGCGGATGGTGCAAATGTACGGTGATGCGTTTACCTTCAATAAGCTAGTGTTTATCCGGGAATTTCGGAAGGGAAGCAATGCCCAGGAGCGGCCAGCACTAACCGTTGAACAACTTTTAGGTACCTGGGAAGCGGAATACCACGTTTACACCCCCGACCTTGATCCCCCCAAAGTGCACCAGAGCCGCTTAAGCCTCAAAAAAGAGGGCGATTATCTCCACCAGACCCTCGAATTAGAACACCAAACCATCGCCTCTAAAGGGCAGATCCAAGGCAACACAATTCGTTTTACGGAAGGCAGTACGCCCCGCAATTTGGTGCTGTTACCCGATGGCGCTTCGATGAATGTGTCCCCCCAATTAGCCCAACGGCAGGCTTTTTTCGTGGAAGCGGGTTGGCTCGTCAGCGACAACGAACGGCAACGAATCATGCGCAACTACAACGACCGGGGTGAATGGGTTAGTTCGACGTTGATTTTTGAGCGACGGGTGGCCTAG
- a CDS encoding CHAD domain-containing protein has translation MQPPQAQRFGDWAHKAIAKHYKKILSHEAGVLADRDPEELHQMRVGMRRLRSVLLGFAPALVVPEAMAPKQVGRYGRVLGKLRDVDVMTLTFRERYLPQLPTVEVTILEIALKKLAKRRQKQLTKVRQFLNSARYGEFKGATQAWLDQPQYQAIASVDIQLILPDLLLPQLSELLLHPGWWVGYSPKKLSKKQLEKLFATDSPILHDLRKAAKRSRYTREIFAPFYGENYADQLQAIKKVQTLIGLLQDDAVLQEFLEKALGKTFAQELPTLCQIFHDNRHQTWHQWTKLQHQFLTAEYRYQLHQTLCQPEPRPPVAQKSTSN, from the coding sequence ATGCAGCCACCCCAAGCACAACGTTTTGGCGATTGGGCACATAAGGCGATCGCCAAGCATTACAAAAAAATCCTCAGCCACGAAGCGGGGGTTTTAGCCGACCGTGACCCAGAAGAATTGCATCAAATGCGGGTGGGGATGCGGCGGTTGCGCAGTGTGTTGTTGGGATTTGCCCCTGCTTTGGTGGTGCCGGAAGCCATGGCCCCGAAGCAAGTAGGCCGCTATGGTCGGGTTCTGGGGAAGTTGCGGGATGTGGATGTGATGACCCTGACGTTTCGGGAGCGGTATCTGCCCCAACTGCCGACCGTTGAGGTGACAATTCTCGAGATTGCCCTGAAAAAATTAGCTAAGCGTCGTCAAAAACAACTCACTAAGGTGCGGCAATTCCTCAACTCAGCGCGCTATGGGGAGTTTAAGGGGGCAACCCAGGCTTGGTTAGATCAACCCCAATATCAGGCGATCGCCTCGGTAGACATTCAACTGATCTTGCCGGATTTGCTGTTGCCTCAACTGAGCGAACTGCTGCTCCATCCCGGTTGGTGGGTCGGTTACAGCCCAAAGAAACTCTCGAAAAAACAGTTAGAAAAACTTTTTGCGACCGACAGCCCGATCCTCCATGACCTCCGCAAGGCCGCCAAGCGATCGCGCTATACCAGGGAAATTTTTGCGCCTTTTTACGGTGAAAATTATGCCGATCAGCTCCAAGCGATCAAAAAAGTCCAAACCCTAATCGGTTTACTTCAAGATGATGCAGTACTGCAAGAATTTCTAGAAAAAGCCCTCGGTAAAACGTTCGCCCAGGAACTCCCCACCCTCTGCCAAATTTTCCACGACAATCGTCACCAAACTTGGCACCAATGGACAAAACTACAGCACCAATTTTTGACGGCAGAGTATCGTTACCAACTGCATCAGACCCTGTGTCAACCGGAGCCTAGGCCACCCGTCGCTCAAAAATCAACGTCGAACTAA
- a CDS encoding DUF4332 domain-containing protein encodes MASCNWRIVELPGLSKEQQTLLAAQEIHTTHQLLLATRTPQAKQALARRLKIHLNYVLKWVALADLARVPSIGTQYCGLVLHSGVASVNQLAQTPFSRLHQNIVRLQVANLQRKDLAPPLTLVKQWVTEARQFL; translated from the coding sequence ATGGCTTCCTGTAATTGGCGGATTGTGGAATTACCCGGCCTGAGCAAAGAACAGCAGACTCTACTCGCAGCCCAGGAGATTCACACAACCCATCAGCTTTTGTTAGCGACCCGCACGCCCCAGGCGAAACAAGCGTTGGCCCGTCGCCTCAAAATTCATCTCAATTACGTTTTGAAGTGGGTAGCCTTGGCAGATTTGGCGCGAGTACCGAGTATTGGCACACAATATTGCGGCCTAGTATTGCACAGTGGCGTGGCATCGGTAAATCAGTTGGCCCAGACTCCCTTTTCGCGGCTCCATCAGAATATTGTCCGGTTACAGGTGGCGAATCTCCAGCGTAAGGATCTAGCGCCTCCCCTGACTTTGGTAAAGCAATGGGTCACCGAAGCGCGACAGTTCCTTTAA
- the def gene encoding peptide deformylase, with protein MTVGLSVEKGKQETPPLELHYLGDKVLRQKAKRIAKVDDEIRTLAKEMLQTMYSSQGIGLAAPQVGVNKRLIVIDTDPENPANEPLVLINPEIKKFGQQLCPFEEGCLSIPGVHLDVIRPDEIEVSYRDEQGKPKRIKASGLLSRVIQHEIDHLDGVMFVDRVENEIALSSQLKQRGFALKSVQRIS; from the coding sequence ATGACTGTTGGTCTATCTGTCGAAAAAGGAAAGCAAGAGACTCCTCCCTTAGAACTCCATTACCTCGGTGACAAAGTCCTCCGCCAAAAAGCGAAACGCATCGCCAAAGTGGATGACGAAATCCGTACCCTAGCGAAGGAAATGCTGCAAACCATGTATTCTTCCCAGGGGATTGGTCTGGCTGCGCCCCAAGTTGGCGTTAATAAGCGTTTAATCGTCATTGATACCGATCCAGAAAATCCTGCCAATGAACCACTGGTTTTAATCAACCCTGAAATCAAAAAATTTGGACAGCAGCTTTGTCCCTTTGAGGAAGGTTGTCTCAGCATTCCTGGGGTTCACTTAGATGTCATTCGCCCCGATGAAATTGAAGTAAGTTACCGAGATGAGCAGGGTAAACCCAAACGTATCAAAGCTTCCGGCCTTCTATCCCGGGTGATTCAGCATGAAATTGACCATCTCGATGGGGTGATGTTCGTCGATCGCGTCGAAAATGAAATTGCCCTCAGCAGCCAATTAAAACAACGGGGATTTGCCCTGAAATCGGTACAGCGCATCTCCTAA
- the bchL gene encoding ferredoxin:protochlorophyllide reductase (ATP-dependent) iron-sulfur ATP-binding protein, whose product MTMTLAVYGKGGIGKSTTSCNISVALAKRGKKVLQIGCDPKHDSTFTLTGFLIPTIIDTLQEKDFHYEDIWPEDVIYKGYGGVDCVEAGGPPAGAGCGGYVVGETVKLLKELNAFDEYDVILFDVLGDVVCGGFAAPLNYADYCLIVTDNGFDALFAANRIAASVREKARTHPLRLAGLIGNRTSKRDLIEKYVSHVPMPVLEVLPLIEDIRVSRVKGKTLFEMAEGDSMLDYVCDFYLNIADQVLAAPEGVVPSEASDRELFSLLSDYYLNPPVEKTQEDELDLMMV is encoded by the coding sequence ATGACAATGACCCTCGCGGTTTACGGCAAAGGTGGCATCGGCAAATCTACCACCAGTTGTAATATTTCCGTCGCCCTCGCCAAACGGGGCAAAAAGGTTCTCCAAATTGGCTGTGACCCGAAGCATGACAGCACCTTTACCTTGACGGGCTTTTTGATTCCGACGATCATCGACACTCTCCAGGAAAAAGATTTTCACTACGAAGACATTTGGCCAGAAGATGTCATTTACAAAGGCTATGGCGGTGTCGATTGTGTGGAAGCGGGTGGGCCTCCGGCGGGGGCAGGCTGCGGTGGTTATGTGGTCGGGGAAACGGTCAAACTCCTAAAAGAGCTCAATGCCTTCGATGAATATGATGTGATTTTGTTCGATGTGCTGGGAGACGTGGTTTGTGGGGGCTTTGCGGCACCACTCAATTACGCAGACTACTGTTTGATCGTGACGGACAATGGCTTTGATGCGTTGTTTGCGGCGAATCGTATCGCGGCTTCTGTGCGGGAAAAAGCGCGGACGCACCCCCTCCGCTTGGCTGGCTTGATTGGGAATCGTACCTCGAAGCGGGATTTGATCGAAAAATATGTGAGCCATGTGCCGATGCCCGTGCTGGAAGTGTTGCCCCTCATCGAAGATATTCGGGTGTCGCGGGTGAAGGGAAAAACCCTCTTTGAGATGGCAGAAGGGGACTCGATGTTGGATTATGTCTGCGATTTTTATTTGAATATTGCCGACCAAGTGTTGGCGGCCCCAGAGGGAGTTGTGCCCAGTGAGGCTTCGGATCGGGAATTGTTTAGTTTGCTCTCAGATTATTATCTCAATCCGCCTGTCGAAAAGACCCAGGAAGATGAGCTGGATCTGATGATGGTCTAG
- a CDS encoding DUF5331 domain-containing protein: MSFFEQIKPSIKTKWLDYFENNQDWLNILMDRGESVATPDGGRRPQGSVILGAISAKEPRLAESLYLFSLVEANFDTIVDVLGLNFDPLLELRNLEEKGAAAKPMITPPNPTVLPTE; the protein is encoded by the coding sequence GTGAGCTTTTTCGAGCAAATTAAACCCAGCATCAAAACCAAATGGCTAGATTACTTTGAAAATAACCAAGACTGGCTAAATATCCTGATGGATCGCGGCGAATCCGTGGCAACCCCCGACGGTGGCCGTCGTCCCCAAGGTTCCGTAATTCTCGGTGCGATCAGTGCCAAGGAACCCCGCCTCGCCGAAAGTCTCTATCTGTTTTCTTTAGTTGAAGCGAATTTTGACACGATTGTTGATGTTTTAGGGCTAAACTTTGACCCACTCTTGGAACTCCGAAACCTAGAGGAAAAAGGAGCGGCAGCAAAGCCAATGATTACGCCCCCGAACCCAACCGTTTTGCCCACAGAATAA